One Brevibacillus choshinensis genomic window carries:
- a CDS encoding solute carrier family 23 protein has protein sequence MSQKNFIDVNETPELKKLLPLSIQHLFAMFGSTVLVPILTGLDPATALFTSGLGTLLFLWITKGKLPNYLGSSFAFIGPIIAVTASHGVGTALLGCFLSGLVYIIVAAIVKKAGVKWIDKVLPPVVIASVIVVIGLSLAGVAVDMATKVTVDGQSQLSLTSIEISLVTMIVTILAAVMLRGFLGLIPILIGIIVGYVYTLLRHPDLIDLKKVADAPWIVGIGEMFTTHFKFGEVTAAMGNPTAWIAALVIAPVAFVTLAEHLGHLLVTSKVMDRDLMKDPGLHRSLLGDGIATSLAAFIGGPPATTYGENIGVLAITRVFSKMVIGLAAVLAILFAFIGKISTLLMSIPTPVLGGVSIILFGIIAAQGLRMYVENKVDFANKRNMVLAAAILVTGIGGYKISFAGTGIPFLNDLTIDNIAFATFLGIILHVILPGKESAMGEVHNEQS, from the coding sequence ATGAGCCAGAAAAATTTCATCGATGTAAACGAAACGCCCGAACTGAAAAAATTATTGCCATTATCCATCCAACACTTATTCGCCATGTTCGGCTCGACGGTTCTCGTACCGATCCTGACCGGGCTGGATCCAGCTACAGCGCTGTTTACGAGCGGGCTCGGCACGCTCCTGTTCCTGTGGATCACGAAAGGGAAGCTCCCCAACTACCTGGGCTCCTCCTTTGCTTTCATCGGACCGATCATCGCAGTCACAGCATCACATGGAGTCGGGACCGCCTTGCTCGGATGTTTCCTCTCCGGTCTGGTCTACATCATCGTGGCAGCCATCGTGAAAAAGGCCGGTGTGAAATGGATTGATAAAGTACTGCCGCCAGTCGTGATCGCTTCTGTCATCGTAGTCATCGGTTTGAGCCTTGCGGGTGTAGCCGTAGACATGGCAACAAAGGTAACGGTAGATGGACAATCGCAACTGTCCCTGACTTCCATCGAGATTTCCTTGGTCACCATGATCGTCACCATCCTGGCTGCAGTCATGCTCCGCGGTTTCCTGGGTCTGATCCCGATTCTGATCGGTATCATCGTAGGCTATGTTTACACGCTTTTGCGTCACCCGGATTTGATCGACTTGAAAAAAGTAGCGGACGCACCATGGATTGTCGGTATTGGAGAAATGTTTACGACACACTTCAAGTTCGGCGAGGTAACAGCAGCGATGGGGAATCCAACCGCATGGATTGCGGCGCTGGTGATCGCACCGGTCGCGTTCGTGACGCTGGCCGAGCATTTGGGACACCTTCTGGTAACGAGCAAAGTAATGGACCGCGATCTGATGAAAGATCCTGGCTTGCACCGCAGCTTGCTGGGTGACGGTATCGCTACCTCGCTCGCAGCTTTCATCGGTGGGCCTCCAGCGACGACGTACGGCGAAAACATCGGGGTCCTCGCAATTACTCGCGTATTCAGTAAAATGGTAATCGGCCTCGCAGCAGTCCTGGCCATCCTGTTCGCCTTCATCGGCAAAATCAGCACGCTCTTGATGAGCATCCCGACCCCGGTTTTGGGCGGCGTATCCATCATCCTGTTCGGGATCATCGCGGCACAAGGCCTGCGGATGTACGTGGAGAACAAAGTGGACTTCGCCAACAAGCGCAACATGGTGCTGGCAGCAGCGATCCTGGTAACCGGTATCGGCGGCTACAAAATCAGCTTTGCAGGTACAGGCATTCCTTTCCTGAATGACTTGACCATCGACAATATCGCATTCGCTACCTTCCTCGGAATCATCCTGCACGTGATATTGCCAGGCAAGGAATCCGCGATGGG